One part of the [Synechococcus] sp. NIES-970 genome encodes these proteins:
- a CDS encoding iron-sulfur cluster like binding protein, whose amino-acid sequence MKKRVTLTFPQDTVQMPVTYRLAKDFNIAANIIRAQVAPNQVGKLVVELQGDIDAIEMALEWMKGKGILVSLASREIVINEEICVDCGLCTGVCPTGALSLDPKTFRLKFARQKCVVCEQCLPACPVQAIATNF is encoded by the coding sequence ATGAAAAAACGCGTGACCCTAACCTTTCCCCAAGACACGGTACAAATGCCTGTCACCTACCGTTTGGCGAAGGATTTCAACATTGCGGCCAATATCATCCGTGCCCAGGTAGCCCCCAATCAGGTGGGGAAATTAGTCGTAGAGCTCCAGGGAGATATTGATGCGATCGAAATGGCCCTGGAATGGATGAAGGGAAAAGGGATTTTAGTCTCCCTGGCCAGTCGAGAAATTGTGATCAATGAAGAGATTTGTGTCGATTGTGGCCTTTGTACAGGGGTTTGCCCGACGGGAGCCCTCTCGTTAGACCCGAAAACTTTTCGCCTCAAGTTTGCCCGCCAAAAATGTGTGGTTTGTGAACAGTGCTTGCCTGCTTGTCCCGT
- a CDS encoding hypothetical protein (conserved hypothetical protein): MLKSFKSLCSTVAIALAISVNPSLAFAEIEPPSETKTALINELRALTFRDENATQMLELMLKQIQDQATGMGNMGNEFFGEEMDPETLATIQESVTRITDRIYTLMQERIDFVALQREIDFTLYNEYFTEAELQDLIAFYKTPTGKKTAAIFPEMTERSTALFSEQLAPAMVEISQQVMLEEFASAFEMLDDPEALNTEELEDVEVAN; the protein is encoded by the coding sequence ATGCTGAAGTCCTTTAAATCTCTCTGTAGCACGGTGGCGATCGCCTTGGCTATTAGTGTCAATCCGAGCCTTGCCTTTGCTGAAATCGAACCCCCGAGCGAAACTAAAACTGCCTTGATCAATGAACTCCGCGCCTTGACCTTCCGTGATGAAAATGCGACCCAGATGTTGGAATTGATGCTGAAACAGATCCAAGATCAAGCCACCGGCATGGGTAACATGGGCAATGAATTTTTTGGCGAAGAAATGGATCCCGAAACCCTGGCCACCATTCAAGAAAGTGTCACCCGCATCACTGATCGCATTTACACCCTGATGCAGGAAAGAATCGACTTCGTCGCCCTCCAGCGGGAAATTGATTTTACACTTTACAACGAATATTTCACAGAAGCTGAACTACAAGATTTAATCGCTTTTTACAAAACCCCCACCGGCAAAAAAACCGCCGCAATTTTTCCTGAAATGACTGAACGTTCCACGGCGCTGTTTAGTGAGCAGTTGGCCCCTGCTATGGTGGAAATTAGCCAACAAGTAATGCTAGAAGAATTTGCCTCTGCTTTTGAAATGTTGGATGATCCAGAAGCTTTAAATACTGAAGAATTAGAGGATGTTGAAGTTGCTAATTAA
- the rbcS gene encoding ribulose bisphosphate carboxylase, small subunit — translation MKTLPKEKRYETLSYLPPLSDQQIARQVQFMIDQGYIPGVEFEKDPTPELHHWTLWKLPLFNASSAQEVLNEVRECRSEYSDCYIRVVGFDNIKQCQTVSFIVYKPNQTRY, via the coding sequence ATGAAAACTTTACCTAAAGAAAAGCGTTACGAAACTCTTTCTTATCTGCCTCCCCTCAGCGATCAGCAGATTGCTCGCCAGGTTCAATTCATGATTGACCAGGGCTATATTCCTGGCGTTGAGTTCGAAAAAGACCCCACTCCTGAACTGCACCACTGGACTCTTTGGAAGCTTCCCCTCTTCAACGCATCTTCTGCCCAAGAGGTGCTTAATGAAGTGCGTGAGTGCCGTAGTGAGTACTCTGACTGCTACATCCGGGTTGTTGGCTTCGACAACATCAAGCAGTGTCAGACTGTGAGCTTCATTGTTTACAAGCCCAACCAAACCCGCTACTAA
- the rbcX gene encoding RbcX protein, possible rubisco chaperone, with amino-acid sequence MEFKKVAQETAITLQNYLTYQAVRLISQQLSETNPGQALWLSEFSERHPVQASDLYLEAMMAENKELVLRILTVRETLAENVLEFLPEMVLSQIKQSNGKHRRSLLERLTQVDSSSTDRAQANSVESDLSEDSE; translated from the coding sequence ATGGAGTTTAAAAAAGTTGCGCAGGAAACGGCGATCACTTTGCAGAATTACTTGACCTATCAGGCCGTTCGTCTAATTAGTCAACAGCTTAGTGAGACCAATCCTGGACAAGCCCTCTGGCTCAGTGAGTTTTCGGAACGCCATCCCGTTCAGGCCAGTGATCTGTACCTCGAAGCGATGATGGCAGAAAACAAAGAACTCGTCCTCAGAATTTTGACGGTACGGGAAACTCTGGCAGAGAATGTTTTGGAATTTTTACCAGAAATGGTTTTAAGCCAAATTAAGCAGTCCAATGGAAAACATCGTCGTTCTCTCCTAGAGCGTTTAACTCAGGTTGATTCTTCATCAACTGATAGGGCCCAAGCCAACAGCGTTGAGTCCGATCTTTCAGAAGATTCTGAATAA
- the rbcL gene encoding ribulose-1,5-bisphosphate carboxylase/oxygenase large subunit — translation MVQTKSAGFNAGVQDYRLTYYTPDYTPKDTDLLACFRMTPQPGVPPEECAAAVAAESSTGTWTTVWTDGLTDLDRYKGRCYSVEPVPGEDNQYFCFVAYPLDLFEEGSITNVLTSLVGNVFGFKALRALRLEDIRFPVALIKTYQGPPHGITVERDLLNKYGRPLLGCTIKPKLGLSAKNYGRAVYECLRGGLDFTKDDENINSQPFMRWRDRFLFVQEAIEKAQAETNEVKGHYLNVTAGTCEEMLKRAEFAKEIGTPIVMHDFLTGGFTANTTLAKWCRDNGVLLHIHRAMHAVIDRQKNHGIHFRVLAKCLRLSGGDHLHSGTVVGKLEGDRAGTLGFVDLMREDYVEEDRSRGVFFTQDYASLPGTMPVASGGIHVWHMPALVEIFGDDSCLQFGGGTLGHPWGNAPGATANRVALEACIQARNEGRSLAREGNDVLREAGKWSPELAAALDLWKEIKFEFDTVDTL, via the coding sequence ATGGTTCAGACCAAATCTGCTGGGTTTAATGCCGGTGTACAGGACTACCGCCTGACTTACTACACCCCCGATTACACCCCGAAAGATACCGACTTACTCGCTTGTTTCCGGATGACTCCCCAACCTGGAGTCCCCCCCGAAGAGTGTGCTGCAGCTGTTGCCGCTGAATCTTCTACTGGTACTTGGACCACTGTATGGACCGATGGTCTCACTGATCTCGATCGCTACAAAGGCCGTTGTTACAGTGTTGAACCTGTTCCCGGTGAAGACAACCAGTATTTCTGTTTTGTGGCGTACCCCCTCGACCTGTTCGAAGAAGGTTCGATCACTAACGTTCTGACCTCTTTGGTTGGTAACGTATTCGGTTTCAAAGCTCTCCGGGCCCTGCGTTTAGAAGATATCCGCTTCCCCGTTGCGCTAATCAAAACCTACCAAGGTCCTCCCCACGGTATCACTGTAGAGCGTGACCTCCTCAACAAGTACGGTCGTCCTCTGCTCGGTTGTACGATTAAGCCCAAGCTCGGTCTGTCTGCGAAGAACTACGGTCGTGCGGTTTATGAATGTCTCCGTGGTGGTCTCGACTTCACCAAGGACGACGAAAACATCAACTCTCAGCCTTTCATGCGCTGGCGCGATCGCTTCCTGTTTGTTCAAGAAGCCATCGAAAAAGCCCAAGCTGAAACCAACGAAGTTAAGGGTCACTACCTCAACGTCACCGCTGGTACCTGCGAAGAAATGCTCAAGCGGGCTGAATTCGCAAAAGAAATCGGTACTCCCATCGTGATGCACGATTTCTTAACTGGTGGTTTCACTGCGAACACTACCCTGGCGAAATGGTGTCGTGATAACGGCGTCCTGCTCCACATCCACCGGGCAATGCACGCGGTCATCGACCGTCAGAAGAACCACGGGATTCACTTCCGCGTTCTCGCTAAGTGTCTTCGCCTCTCTGGTGGTGACCACCTCCACTCCGGTACTGTCGTCGGTAAACTCGAAGGCGATCGCGCTGGTACTCTCGGTTTCGTAGACCTAATGCGTGAAGACTACGTCGAGGAAGATCGTTCTCGCGGTGTATTCTTCACCCAAGACTACGCCTCCCTCCCCGGCACAATGCCTGTGGCTTCCGGCGGTATTCACGTATGGCACATGCCTGCCCTCGTTGAAATCTTCGGTGATGATTCCTGCCTCCAGTTTGGTGGTGGTACTCTTGGTCACCCCTGGGGTAACGCACCTGGTGCAACTGCAAACCGTGTTGCCCTTGAAGCTTGTATTCAAGCCCGTAACGAAGGTCGTAGCTTGGCCCGTGAAGGTAATGATGTCCTCCGTGAAGCAGGTAAGTGGTCTCCTGAATTGGCGGCTGCCCTCGACCTGTGGAAGGAAATCAAGTTCGAATTCGACACCGTTGACACTCTCTAA
- the ccmN gene encoding carbon dioxide concentrating mechanism protein — MTSPAITCSDIQISGDVRIHPQAVIAPGVILQATAGCYVAIAAGVCIGAGAVIQAHGGNIEIHSSAIVGAGCLILGHCSVGENVCIGYGSTIFQASILAATLLPPNSLVGDTSRSTIVPPSSAPHPEATSAEQDPWQAESVPTQPLDQGRSPTSPAVENATPPEPKAEVISTTPDLPSPSAPTEKAPVVGQVYINQLLMTLFPHQNSLNNLNKPDHP; from the coding sequence GTGACTTCTCCGGCAATTACCTGTTCCGATATTCAAATCAGTGGTGATGTTAGAATTCACCCCCAAGCGGTTATTGCCCCCGGTGTAATCCTGCAGGCAACTGCTGGCTGCTATGTGGCGATCGCTGCTGGGGTTTGTATTGGTGCCGGGGCAGTGATTCAGGCCCATGGAGGAAACATTGAGATCCACAGTAGTGCGATTGTTGGAGCTGGTTGTTTGATCCTCGGTCACTGTTCTGTGGGTGAAAATGTCTGCATTGGCTATGGTTCGACTATTTTTCAAGCTTCGATCCTTGCCGCAACTCTCCTGCCCCCGAACAGTTTAGTCGGAGACACTTCGCGGTCAACAATTGTGCCCCCTTCATCGGCACCTCACCCAGAGGCAACATCGGCCGAGCAGGATCCTTGGCAAGCCGAAAGTGTCCCCACTCAGCCCCTAGACCAAGGGCGATCGCCAACTTCTCCCGCCGTAGAAAATGCCACTCCCCCTGAACCTAAGGCCGAAGTTATCTCCACAACACCAGATCTTCCCTCTCCCTCAGCGCCTACCGAAAAAGCACCTGTTGTGGGACAAGTTTATATTAATCAACTGTTAATGACCCTATTCCCTCACCAGAACTCTCTTAATAATCTAAATAAACCCGATCACCCATAA
- the ccmM gene encoding carbon dioxide concentrating mechanism protein — protein sequence MVVRSAAAPPTPWSKDLAEPKIHESAYVHSFSNLIGDVTVCENVLISPGTSIRADEGAPFYIGSAANIQDGVVIHGLEQGRVVGADGQDYSVWIGDRSCITHMALIHGPAYIGNDCFIGFRSTVFNARIGDGCVIMMHALIQDVDIPPGKYVPSGAVITSQQQVERLSNVTDADRVFAKRVIEINGALLGEAPNSSNVEPTTDQPITPSSSKNISGTSDNQSVGNMSSNGDLYNQVRGLAAQGCTFTAEHANKRRFKTKSWLSAGFVEGRSADQIIANLSRILANHAGEYVQLIAVDPNSKSRSAEIIVQRPGDNAPIQAASGNAYSAPARSSGGGVQSGAVSGDLTSQIRSFAAQGCTFTAEHANKRRFKTKSWLSAGFVEGHSAEQIIANVSALLGQYAGEYVQLIAVDPNSKSRVAEIIVQRPGETTTLATGGAANTHRGSGIVNTAVGGDVASQIAALASQGCTFTAEHASTRRFKTQSWLGAGFVDGHSAGQILGNVQAIAGQFPNEYVQLIAVDPSTKTRVAEIIVQRPGNSAPTQTASNTTTSFASSAPANTTNIGFSSNHGGNKLTGEVVSKVRSLLMQGYKIGTEHADKRRFRVKSWSSCGTIDSTQENEVLRRLETCLQDHSGEYVRLIGVDEAARRRVLEEIIQRP from the coding sequence ATGGTAGTCCGCAGTGCCGCGGCGCCCCCAACACCTTGGTCTAAAGACCTAGCAGAGCCCAAGATCCACGAAAGCGCCTATGTGCATTCTTTCTCGAATCTAATTGGTGACGTCACAGTTTGTGAAAACGTGCTCATCTCTCCGGGGACATCCATCCGGGCAGATGAGGGCGCGCCTTTTTATATTGGGTCGGCAGCAAATATCCAGGATGGTGTAGTCATCCATGGCTTAGAACAAGGGCGAGTGGTTGGCGCCGATGGCCAAGACTATTCTGTTTGGATTGGCGATCGCAGTTGCATCACCCACATGGCCTTGATCCACGGCCCTGCCTACATTGGCAACGACTGTTTTATTGGATTTCGGTCTACGGTTTTCAATGCCCGAATTGGGGACGGCTGTGTCATTATGATGCACGCCCTCATTCAAGATGTAGACATTCCCCCTGGCAAATATGTCCCCTCTGGGGCCGTGATTACCAGCCAACAACAGGTAGAACGTCTCTCCAATGTGACCGATGCAGATCGTGTTTTTGCGAAGCGAGTCATCGAAATCAATGGTGCTCTACTCGGGGAGGCTCCTAATTCTAGCAATGTGGAACCAACCACAGACCAACCAATTACCCCTTCCTCTTCTAAAAATATAAGCGGTACTAGTGACAACCAATCGGTGGGAAATATGAGTTCAAACGGAGATCTTTACAATCAGGTGCGTGGCCTCGCGGCTCAGGGATGTACCTTCACGGCAGAACATGCGAACAAACGACGCTTCAAGACCAAATCTTGGCTGAGTGCTGGCTTTGTGGAGGGTCGCTCTGCTGATCAAATCATTGCTAATTTGAGCCGAATTCTTGCAAATCACGCTGGGGAATATGTGCAATTGATTGCGGTTGACCCCAATAGCAAATCACGTTCTGCAGAGATTATTGTCCAGCGTCCTGGGGATAATGCCCCGATTCAAGCTGCTTCTGGTAATGCTTACAGTGCACCTGCTCGCAGCAGTGGTGGTGGTGTACAGTCAGGGGCTGTTAGTGGCGATCTAACCTCTCAGATTCGCTCCTTCGCGGCCCAGGGATGTACCTTCACGGCAGAACATGCGAACAAACGGCGCTTCAAGACCAAATCTTGGTTGAGTGCCGGTTTTGTGGAAGGCCATTCCGCTGAACAGATCATTGCTAACGTTAGTGCTCTATTGGGCCAATATGCTGGTGAGTATGTGCAGCTGATTGCCGTGGACCCTAACAGCAAATCCCGTGTTGCAGAAATCATTGTCCAGCGCCCTGGAGAAACAACGACCCTCGCTACTGGTGGGGCCGCCAATACCCACCGAGGCAGTGGTATTGTCAACACCGCAGTGGGAGGTGATGTTGCGAGTCAAATTGCTGCCTTGGCAAGTCAGGGATGCACTTTCACGGCAGAGCATGCCAGTACTCGTCGCTTTAAGACCCAATCTTGGTTAGGGGCGGGGTTTGTCGATGGTCATTCTGCGGGTCAAATTTTAGGGAATGTTCAGGCGATCGCCGGGCAGTTTCCCAATGAATATGTGCAACTGATTGCCGTTGACCCCAGCACGAAGACGAGAGTAGCGGAAATTATCGTCCAGCGTCCAGGCAACAGCGCTCCCACCCAGACAGCTAGCAACACCACCACAAGTTTTGCAAGTAGTGCTCCGGCAAACACCACCAATATTGGCTTTAGCAGCAATCATGGTGGCAACAAGCTCACTGGCGAAGTGGTCTCAAAGGTGCGATCGCTTTTGATGCAGGGCTATAAGATCGGCACGGAGCATGCAGATAAGCGTCGCTTCCGGGTTAAGTCCTGGAGTAGCTGTGGCACGATCGATAGCACCCAAGAAAATGAAGTATTGCGTCGTCTAGAAACCTGCCTCCAGGACCATAGTGGTGAGTATGTGCGCCTAATTGGTGTGGATGAAGCAGCAAGAAGACGGGTGCTTGAGGAAATTATCCAGCGTCCTTAA
- the ccmL gene encoding carbon dioxide concentrating mechanism protein: MQIAKVRGTVVSTYKTESLRGIKFLLVQFINEQGQALPKYEVAGDLVGAGVNEWVLVSRGSAARTETGMGERPLDAMVVGIIDTVNVDNRSLYSKKDAG, from the coding sequence ATGCAAATTGCCAAAGTACGTGGCACTGTCGTTAGCACTTACAAAACCGAAAGCCTCCGGGGGATTAAGTTTTTGCTCGTTCAATTTATCAACGAACAAGGTCAAGCCCTACCCAAATACGAAGTGGCAGGGGACCTCGTAGGTGCAGGTGTCAATGAGTGGGTTTTGGTGAGCCGGGGGAGTGCTGCCCGTACAGAAACGGGAATGGGGGAAAGACCATTAGATGCAATGGTAGTCGGGATTATTGACACCGTAAATGTTGACAACCGCTCCCTCTACAGTAAAAAAGATGCGGGCTAA
- the ccmK_1 gene encoding carbon dioxide concentrating mechanism protein has translation MSIAVGMVETLGFPAVVEAADAMVKAARVTLVGYEKIGSGRVTVIVRGDVSEVQASVSAGTENVSRVNGGQVLSTHIIARPHENLEYVLPIRYTEAVEQFRESVNPQPLRRV, from the coding sequence ATGTCTATTGCAGTCGGAATGGTAGAAACCCTCGGTTTCCCCGCAGTTGTCGAAGCCGCTGATGCTATGGTAAAAGCCGCTCGCGTCACCCTAGTTGGTTACGAAAAAATCGGTAGCGGCCGCGTCACAGTTATCGTTCGTGGTGACGTTTCTGAGGTTCAAGCATCTGTTTCTGCCGGTACCGAGAATGTTAGCCGCGTTAACGGCGGGCAAGTTCTTTCTACCCACATCATCGCCCGTCCCCACGAAAACCTCGAATACGTTCTGCCCATCCGCTACACCGAAGCTGTTGAGCAATTCCGGGAAAGTGTCAATCCCCAACCTCTGAGAAGAGTTTAA
- the ccmK_2 gene encoding carbon dioxide concentrating mechanism protein, whose product MPIAVGMIETRGFPAVVEAADAMVKAARVTLVGYEKIGSGRVTVIVRGDVSEVQASVSAGIESANRVNGGEVLSTHIIARPHENLEYVLPIRYTEEVEQFRTY is encoded by the coding sequence ATGCCTATTGCAGTTGGAATGATTGAAACCCGTGGCTTTCCTGCAGTCGTAGAAGCCGCTGACGCGATGGTGAAAGCTGCCCGTGTAACCCTGGTTGGTTACGAAAAAATCGGTAGCGGCCGCGTCACAGTTATCGTCCGTGGTGACGTTTCTGAGGTTCAAGCATCTGTTTCCGCTGGGATTGAAAGTGCTAACCGTGTCAATGGTGGCGAAGTTCTCTCCACCCACATCATCGCCCGTCCCCACGAAAACCTCGAATACGTTCTGCCCATTCGCTACACCGAAGAAGTCGAGCAATTCAGAACTTATTAG
- a CDS encoding integral membrane protein, with translation MVKFIASMPLPNLKYWRGDLFGGLTAAIVALPLALAFGVSSGAGAIAGMYGAIFTGFFAALFGGTPAQITGPTGPMTVVMATVITAATRATDPITGLAIAFTVVMLGGLFQILLGVLRLGKYITLIPYTVISGFMSGIGVIILILQLPPLLGAEGNANIWATVQALPQNLVQLNPSATGLGILALLIIVLNPSRFNQIIPSPLLALVICTLLSLAIPDPDLARIGEIPQGLPRIHWPYFDVSLLRQMLSYGAILGTLGAIDSLLTSLVADNITRTQHDSDQELIGQGIGNILSGLVGGLPGAGATMRTVINVRSGGKSNLAGIIHAAVLVVVLLGAAPLTAPIPHAVLAGILIKVGFDIIDWSFLKRAHKISWKATGLMYGVLFLTVFVDLIAAVAIGVFIANLLTVKSLTDLQMQRLETITAGSDTTTLNARERELLEQAQGRIILFCLSGPMSFGAAKGIAQRMAIVAQYEVLILDLSEVPRMGVTASLAVETMIRDAYDRQREIFLVGARGQVRDRLKKLEVLRLLPPRNRVTNRLDALQQAITLIQHPKA, from the coding sequence ATGGTTAAATTCATCGCCTCTATGCCTCTCCCTAACTTGAAATATTGGCGGGGAGATCTGTTTGGTGGGCTCACTGCGGCGATTGTCGCTCTCCCCCTTGCCTTGGCCTTTGGGGTTTCTTCGGGAGCAGGGGCGATCGCCGGGATGTATGGGGCGATTTTTACCGGTTTCTTTGCTGCTCTCTTTGGGGGAACCCCCGCGCAAATTACGGGGCCAACTGGCCCAATGACCGTGGTAATGGCGACAGTGATAACAGCGGCAACGAGGGCCACAGACCCAATAACTGGGTTGGCGATCGCCTTTACGGTGGTGATGTTGGGAGGGCTGTTCCAGATTCTCTTGGGGGTGCTCCGCCTCGGGAAATACATTACCTTGATCCCCTATACCGTCATTTCTGGTTTTATGTCTGGCATTGGGGTGATCATTTTGATTCTCCAACTACCGCCGCTCCTAGGGGCCGAGGGAAATGCCAATATCTGGGCCACAGTCCAAGCCTTGCCCCAAAATCTAGTGCAACTCAACCCAAGCGCCACAGGACTCGGGATCCTCGCCCTTTTAATTATTGTTCTGAATCCCAGTCGTTTTAACCAGATTATTCCATCCCCCCTTTTGGCGCTGGTTATCTGTACCTTACTTTCTTTAGCTATCCCTGATCCTGATTTAGCACGTATTGGTGAAATTCCTCAGGGTTTACCGCGCATCCACTGGCCTTATTTTGATGTGTCCTTACTGCGGCAAATGCTGAGTTATGGTGCAATTCTTGGCACCTTGGGGGCGATTGATTCCCTCCTAACTTCCCTCGTAGCCGACAACATCACCCGGACTCAACATGATTCAGACCAAGAGCTGATTGGTCAAGGCATCGGGAATATTCTTTCGGGGTTGGTTGGGGGATTACCGGGGGCAGGGGCGACCATGCGTACGGTGATCAATGTCCGCTCTGGTGGCAAAAGTAATCTAGCTGGGATAATTCATGCGGCGGTGCTTGTCGTAGTTTTGTTGGGGGCAGCACCTCTGACGGCTCCAATTCCCCATGCGGTTTTAGCCGGCATTTTAATCAAGGTGGGTTTTGACATTATTGACTGGAGTTTTTTGAAGCGGGCCCACAAAATTTCCTGGAAAGCAACTGGCCTGATGTATGGTGTCTTGTTCTTGACTGTTTTTGTGGATTTGATTGCAGCTGTGGCAATTGGGGTTTTTATCGCCAATTTACTGACCGTTAAGAGCTTGACTGATTTACAAATGCAACGACTCGAGACGATCACGGCAGGCAGCGACACAACAACCTTGAATGCCCGGGAGCGGGAGTTATTAGAACAGGCCCAGGGGCGAATTATTTTGTTTTGTCTGAGTGGGCCCATGAGCTTTGGGGCGGCGAAGGGGATCGCCCAACGCATGGCGATTGTCGCCCAATATGAGGTGTTGATTTTAGACCTGAGTGAGGTTCCCCGCATGGGGGTGACGGCTTCTTTAGCTGTGGAGACAATGATCCGGGATGCCTACGATCGTCAACGGGAAATTTTCTTGGTAGGAGCCAGGGGCCAAGTGCGCGATCGCCTCAAAAAATTAGAGGTTTTACGCCTACTACCACCGCGCAATCGTGTAACGAATCGTTTAGATGCCCTCCAGCAGGCAATCACCCTAATTCAGCACCCAAAAGCTTAG
- the ndhF4 gene encoding NADH dehydrogenase subunit F4, whose product MSEFLLQNVWLIPVYGITGALLTLPWSLGLIRRTGPRPAAYVNLIMTFLGLLHGSFAFTSLWNSPPQQLSLEWLQVADLHLSLVIEISPVNLGAMELVTGICFMAQLYGLGYLEKDWSIARFYGLMGFFEAALSGLAISDSLLFSYGLLEVLTLSTYLLVGFWYAQPLVVTAARDAFLTKRVGDILLLMGIVALSSYGTGLTFSELETWAANPPLPPWEASLVGLALIAGPIGKCAQFPLNLWLDEAMEGPNPAGIIRNSVVVSAGAYVLLKMEPVFTITPITSDALILIGTLTTLGASLVALAQIDIKRTLSHSTSAYLGLVFIAVGLNQVDVALLLLLTHAIAKALLFMSIGAVILNTHGQNITEMGGLWSRMPATTSAFVVGSAGLVCLFPLGTFWTMRRWVNGFWELPLWLLVILVVVNFCSSFNLMRVFHCVFLGKPKPKTRRSPEVVWQMAVPMVSLILMTLMVPFFLNQWQLLFTSAISPLAERSWHGILALPALMVAGALGVVLGLTIPLNPISRPRQFVLRFVQDLLAYDFYIDRIYNVTVVWLVTALSKLTAWFDRYVVDGFVNLTGLATLFSGSALRYNVSGQSQFYVLTIVLGMILGLAWFMVTGQWTIITDFWTNQFA is encoded by the coding sequence ATGAGTGAATTTCTGTTACAAAACGTATGGCTGATCCCAGTCTACGGAATTACGGGGGCGCTCTTGACTTTGCCTTGGTCCCTCGGGTTGATTCGGCGTACGGGGCCGCGGCCGGCCGCCTATGTGAACCTGATTATGACCTTTTTGGGTCTACTACACGGATCCTTTGCGTTTACTTCCCTGTGGAATAGCCCCCCCCAACAATTATCACTGGAGTGGCTTCAGGTCGCCGATCTACACCTATCCCTGGTGATCGAAATTTCGCCGGTTAACCTTGGGGCGATGGAACTGGTTACTGGCATCTGCTTTATGGCCCAACTCTATGGCCTGGGTTACTTAGAAAAAGATTGGTCCATCGCCCGCTTCTATGGGTTGATGGGCTTTTTTGAAGCTGCCCTTTCAGGTTTGGCCATTAGTGATTCTCTGCTCTTTAGCTATGGCCTGCTCGAGGTTTTGACCCTTTCTACCTATCTTCTAGTGGGGTTCTGGTATGCCCAGCCCCTGGTTGTGACGGCGGCTAGGGATGCTTTTTTAACGAAGCGGGTCGGCGATATTTTGCTGCTGATGGGCATTGTCGCCCTTTCTAGCTATGGTACGGGTTTAACTTTTAGTGAACTGGAAACCTGGGCAGCGAACCCCCCTTTACCACCCTGGGAGGCTAGTCTAGTGGGTTTAGCCTTGATTGCTGGGCCGATTGGAAAATGTGCCCAGTTCCCGTTAAATCTATGGCTAGATGAAGCGATGGAAGGGCCAAACCCCGCCGGGATTATTCGAAATTCAGTCGTTGTCTCAGCCGGCGCTTATGTGCTCCTAAAGATGGAACCGGTATTTACGATCACGCCGATTACATCTGACGCCTTGATTTTGATCGGTACCTTGACGACGTTGGGGGCTTCCTTGGTGGCCTTGGCGCAAATTGACATTAAACGGACTCTTTCCCATTCCACCAGTGCTTATCTCGGCTTGGTGTTTATTGCGGTGGGTTTAAACCAAGTGGATGTGGCTCTGTTACTGTTGCTCACCCATGCGATCGCCAAAGCACTTTTATTCATGAGTATCGGTGCTGTGATCCTCAACACCCATGGCCAGAACATTACGGAAATGGGGGGGCTCTGGTCGCGGATGCCCGCAACAACCAGCGCTTTTGTGGTCGGTTCGGCAGGATTGGTTTGTCTCTTTCCCCTGGGGACGTTTTGGACGATGCGCCGCTGGGTTAATGGTTTTTGGGAACTCCCCCTCTGGCTCCTGGTGATTTTGGTGGTGGTTAATTTTTGCTCCAGTTTTAACTTGATGCGAGTGTTTCACTGCGTTTTCTTAGGGAAACCGAAACCGAAAACCAGGCGATCGCCAGAGGTGGTGTGGCAGATGGCCGTCCCCATGGTTAGCCTAATTTTAATGACCTTGATGGTGCCCTTTTTCCTCAACCAGTGGCAGTTACTATTTACCTCGGCAATTTCTCCCCTGGCAGAACGTTCTTGGCATGGAATCCTGGCACTTCCCGCCTTGATGGTGGCCGGGGCCCTTGGGGTAGTGCTAGGCCTGACGATTCCCCTCAATCCCATTAGCCGTCCCCGGCAGTTTGTTTTGCGCTTTGTTCAAGATCTACTGGCCTATGACTTCTACATTGACCGGATCTACAACGTGACGGTGGTGTGGCTGGTTACTGCCCTTTCTAAATTAACGGCTTGGTTTGACCGCTATGTGGTTGATGGTTTTGTGAACTTAACTGGTTTAGCGACTCTCTTTAGCGGCAGTGCTCTGCGGTATAACGTCTCAGGGCAATCCCAGTTTTATGTTTTAACCATTGTTTTGGGGATGATTCTCGGCTTGGCATGGTTTATGGTGACGGGCCAATGGACGATCATCACAGATTTTTGGACGAACCAATTCGCTTAG